From Erigeron canadensis isolate Cc75 chromosome 8, C_canadensis_v1, whole genome shotgun sequence, one genomic window encodes:
- the LOC122611345 gene encoding epoxide hydrolase A-like, with protein METCIGFKNWVLHILKSLLPQTTHLTTPTTTNKESQTEVVLKMEQIEHKMVAVNGINMHVAELGKGPTVLLIHGFPELWYTWRHQILYLASHGYRAIAPDLRGYGDTTGAPISDPAKFTTLHVVGDLVALIDAVAGPGENNKVFVVAHDWGAVMAWALCLYRPDKVKALVALSVPFSPRNPKYKPLDALQHLYGKDYYITRFQEPGEIEGEFAVWGTERVLSNFFNFRKPEALCLPKGIGFGTSPDDPITLPSWISKEDLAYYTSKFEKTGFTGGLNYYRALNINWELTAPWTGAQIKVPVKFIVGDLDLTYHTMGAKDYIQKGGFKKDVPLLEDVVILQGVAHFLHEEKPDEINQHIHHFIQHFSVEP; from the exons ATGGAAACATGTATTGGCTTCAAGAATTGGGTCCTCCACATCTTAAAAAGCCTTTTGCCACAAACCACACACTTAAcaacaccaacaacaacaaacaaagAAAGCCAAACAGAAGTGGTACTAAAAATGGAACAGATCGAGCACAAGATGGTAGCAGTCAACGGCATAAATATGCACGTAGCCGAGCTAGGCAAAGGCCCGACGGTTCTCCTGATCCACGGCTTCCCAGAACTTTGGTACACATGGCGCCACCAGATTCTATACCTTGCTTCACACGGATATCGCGCTATAGCCCCTGATCTCCGTGGCTACGGTGACACCACTGGTGCTCCTATCTCGGACCCAGCCAAGTTCACCACCCTTCATGTGGTTGGTGACCTGGTGGCTCTCATTGATGCCGTGGCGGGCCCAGGGGAAAACAATAAGGTGTTTGTGGTGGCACATGACTGGGGCGCGGTTATGGCCTGGGCTTTGTGTCTTTATCGTCCTGATAAAGTGAAAGCGTTGGTGGCTTTAAGTGTTCCTTTTAGTCCAAGAAATCCCAAGTACAAACCTCTTGATGCCCTTCAACATCTTTATGGAAAGGATTACTACATTACCAGATTTCAG GAACCGGGAGAAATAGAAGGGGAATTTGCGGTATGGGGAACAGAAAGAGTTTTAAGCAATTTCTTCAATTTCCGCAAGCCTGAAGCACTTTGTCTACCCAAAGGTATTGGATTTGGAACCTCACCTGATGATCCTATAACCCTGCCTTCATGGATTTCAAAAGAAGATCTCGCATACTATACAAGCAAGTTTGAGAAAACGGGCTTCACAGGAGGTCTAAACTACTACAGAGCCTTAAACAT AAACTGGGAGCTAACTGCACCATGGACCGGTGCTCAGATAAAAGTTCCAGTGAAGTTCATTGTGGGTGATCTTGATCTGACCTATCACACGATGGGTGCTAAAGACTACATACAAAAAGGCGGGTTTAAGAAGGATGTGCCTCTTTTGGAAGATGTAGTCATCCTCCAAGGTGTGGCTCATTTTCTTCATGAAGAAAAGCCTGATGAAATTAACCAACATATCCACCATTTCATTCAACACTTTTCTGTTGAACCATGA
- the LOC122609917 gene encoding epoxide hydrolase A-like, with translation MEGIQHKTIAVNGLNIHIAEKGQGPLVLLVHGFPELWYSWRHQIVYLADHGYRAVAPDLRGYGDTTGAPVNDHTKFTIFHLAGDLIGLLDAICTSEGEKVFVVGHDWGAYIAWILCVFRPDRVKALVTLSVPYFSWNPMGHMIDLMRAVYGPDHYMVRFQEPGDIEDELARMDSKTIMKKFLTFREPGPIYFPKGDGFKHSPDDAVVTLPPWLSEEDIEYFASKLDKTGISGGVNYYRAIPLSWELSASWAGAKVTVPSKFIVGDLDLVYHMPGIKEYIHNGEFQKDVPLLEEVVVLKDAAHFINQEKPDEINKHINEFLKKF, from the exons ATGGAGGGAATACAACACAAGACCATAGCTGTCAACGGGCTCAACATCCATATAGCCGAAAAGGGTCAAGGCCCACTAGTCTTGTTAGTCCATGGGTTCCCTGAGCTCTGGTACTCCTGGCGCCATCAGATTGTGTATTTGGCTGATCATGGCTACCGAGCTGTGGCACCAGACCTTCGTGGCTATGGTGACACCACAGGTGCACCAGTCAACGACCACACCAAGTTCACCATTTTCCATTTGGCGGGTGACTTGATTGGGCTTCTTGATGCCATCTGCACGAGTGAaggtgaaaaggtgtttgttgTAGGTCATGATTGGGGTGCGTACATTGCTTGGATCTTGTGCGTGTTTAGGCCCGATAGAGTCAAAGCTTTGGTGACCCTGAGTGTGCCATATTTCTCTTGGAACCCGATGGGACACATGATTGATTTGATGAGAGCTGTGTACGGGCCGGATCACTACATGGTCAGATTTCAG GAACCTGGAGACATCGAGGATGAGTTAGCTCGAATGGATAGTAAAACAATTATGAAAAAGTTCCTAACATTCCGTGAGCCAGGACCAATTTATTTCCCCAAAGGTGATGGATTTAAACATTCCCCTGATGACGCCGTAGTCACTTTGCCACCTTGGTTATCAGAAGAAGATATCGAATACTTTGCTAGCAAACTTGACAAGACTGGCATTTCTGGTGGAGTTAACTACTATCGAGCCATTCCTTT GAGCTGGGAACTCAGTGCATCATGGGCTGGCGCAAAAGTGACAGTGCCATCAAAGTTTATCGTGGGGGACCTGGACTTGGTCTACCATATGCCGGGCATCAAGGAGTACATTCACAATGGTGAGTTTCAGAAAGATGTTCCGCTACTGGAAGAAGTTGTTGTCTTAAAAGATGCAGCCCACTTCATTAACCAAGAGAAGCCCGATGAGATCAACAAGCATATCAATGAGTTTCTCAAGAAGTTCTGA